The following nucleotide sequence is from Aspergillus luchuensis IFO 4308 DNA, chromosome 1, nearly complete sequence.
GGTGACCCAGGTTGCTGACACCCACATTGAGGGTGTTATTGTGCTTGGCCGCATTCTAATTGGGCTTGGAGTGGGCAACTTTACTGTTACGTCGCTACTCTAGTGAGTGCTGTCATCTCATTTGTACATATCCAAAACGACTCACTGACCCTTCCATAGTATCGGAGAAGTCGCACCAATGGAGATTCGGAGTCCAGCATTGTACATGTACCAGTTCCTGCAATCCTGCTCGCAGCTAGTCGCCTCCGGCCTCACCCAAGGCACCAATTCCATCCACTCGTCTCTATCCTACAAACTACCTATGGGTGGACTCGTCATACTGCCCCTTttcatgctcttcttcctacCCTTCATCCCTGAAACCCCAACGTGGTACGTCTTCCACaatagagaagaagacgccaAACGCGCTCTCCTCAAGATCAACCGCAACGACCGTACCTACGACCCCACAGCCGACCTAACCTTCCTCACGCAAGCCCGACGCTacgaagaagcccaagggGAGGAATCCTCCTGGCTCGCCCTCCTACTCGACCCCATCGAGCGTAAAAAGCTAATCTGGGCCTCAGGCGGCATGTACGCGCAACAAATATGCGGCATAATCTTCTTCTACAACTACGGAGTCGTATTCGCCGAAGCCCTCGGCGTCTCCCAacccttcaccatcaccctcatcacGATGATCCTACAAATCTTCGCCGTCGCCGCATCCATCCTAACAGGAAACCGTCTCCGCCGACGCACCAACCTCCTCGCTAgcaccaccctcatcctcatcgcattcatcatcatcggtggcATCGGCACACAatccaccctcaccaccgcatccaAATACATCATCGTTGTCTTCTCCTACGTCGTCATCTGTGCATACAACTTTGGCCTCGGCCCACTTACTTACGCCGTTTCCCGCGAGCTCTCGGTCGGCGTGAACCAGAACAAAATCATGTCGGTGTCCATCGTGGCGCTGtatttcttcctctgggtGATCTCTTTCACGGCGCCGTATCTGTATTATGATGCCGGGCTTGGTCCGATGGTCGGGTTCGTGTATGCGGGTACAACGCTGACGTCGCTGATTTGGGTGTGGTATTGTGTGGGTGAAACGCAGGGGCGGACGAGGATGGAGGTCGCTATGTTTTTTACGGAGAGGGTTCCAGCACGGAGGTGGAGGACGCATGTTTTTGCGAATAGGGGaagagatgagaaggaggatgtaAGGGCTGAGCATGTGGAGGGTAAAGCTTAGCAGCTATGTGGATCCTTGGGGCTGGGGCTGGTTACGATCCTTCTTGGTATACTTTTTAGTAGGAGGCAGCAGTGCTAAGTTATTGAAATATACATGTTATTCCTGTTATGTTAAGCACACAATCCGACGTCTCGCAGGGCAGAAGGTACGATTCCTTGTAAGGAGCTTAACGTATATCATTGTATGTTATACCATAACCATCCTTAACATCTCCATCATACATTTACCACGAAATGGGCAGATTCGGGTTCCGAGGAAAAGAATGAGTAGACCGATTTCTGTACCGCAAACCATAGATACTTTACATTTTTCATGACGATTCTTTTACTCGTTAAGCTACGCCAGTAAGCTGGGATTAGGGGATGGCCAAGTGGGAAGAAATAAGGTGTATTGATTCTCCGCTCTCACCTGATCTAGATCTAAATGAGGAAGTTAAATCCAGTACATATGATAGTTTAGCTCAATCGGATGTAACCGCATCGTGTTCATGGACGCGAGGGGGAAGGCCGGTCTTGGCGAACGATAACCATAGGATGTGAATGAGGGGGATgaacgaggaagagaagttTATTTGGCGGGTGCATCTGGCACATGTCACATTCTTAGGGCTAACCCACGGTAGGGGTGAAACAACAAGGCTAAAATTAGGTATATGTGCAGGAAGAGATACTTTATTTGTTGACGCTATGTTGAATAGAGTCGTCccaattttttttcctccacTGGTTGGTTCTCTCCTCACCCCGCGTTGGCAAACTTTTAATCAGTCTACGATGCCgccacctcttccaccctATATGAATTCCCCTAATGTCCACTAACAACCATACACCAAGCTAAAACCAATCGGCTGACTCCCGCCGATAGAATTCTGGAAGTCCACACTCCCAGGTGAAGTCTGCCACGTTGACTGCAACGCCAGGAAGCTCATTTTGTTCGAGCAAGTGTTCGACGCGAGGATCGTATGGAATGGGGATGTCGTTGGCGAAGTTGGGAACTGGAACGTCGACACCATCTCCCGCCGAGTAGGCTGATTGTTCCAGGTAGGAGGGGAATTCAAGTCCCAGGAATTGGTAGTCCAGATATCTGCTTGGCTGGAGCCCGTCGCAATGGGCTGTGCCAGGGCCGGGATGTCGATGGCGAGCATACAACCTGTAGCGTCGTCGGGGATGCCTGTGAAGGTGAGGGCGGATATTTTGGTGTTTGCAGTGGCTGTTCTGGCGAGGGAGAACTGCTGTCCGGTGCTTGGGGTGTTTGGGTTTGCGCTGTCGAGGACGTCGATGGCTGTTGGGGCGATGGTGGTGCAGGCGCGGGGAATGAGGTTGGCGGGGGTGGGGGACGTGGATGCCACTGAGGCAAGGATGGTGAATGCAGTGATGGAACTGAGAAACTTCATTTTGAGAAtggatatattattctgattgCAAGATAGTCTTGAGGCAAGAAGATAACCAAATGAGACTAGGGGATTGCTCTTTGGATGTGGTTCCGAAGCAGAGGCTGCGTCCGGGAAATGCTTGTATTTATATCTCTGGTTCTGCAATTTTATCCAAGCTGTAGACCCCTCGGTAAGCCATTTTATCACTCATGATATGGTAATAAAGAGCTAGCAGTCGCATTTTGGAGCGGCTGCAACCTCGTATAGCCCAAAGAGGCATTGACGATACGAGGCCAAGGCCGAGTTGCTTCAATAGACGATGTGATCTGTCCGAATTGGACTCTGTAAGAGTAAACGAGAGGCATCCTTCACGACTTGACCACCTACAATAGCGAGGTATGTATTGGACGCCTGATCTAATTCTGAAGCTGGATAGTATTCGACGCTGAAGGGGTGTCAGGTGGTACTATACTGCTACTATGGTTACACAACAGACAAGGAGCCTGCCTAGTGCAACACGAACCAGCCATATTGGGTTGACTATGGCATTATCGGCAAGACATTGTGACAGGCGTTCTCGGCTAAGGAGCTGCAGCTATTATGCCTCGTAACCCTGGTGAGCAAGATGTCTCTAGTGAATCTGCGGTAGCATGATACTTCCTCGCTATGCAGGAAACTTTCTACATCCTAGTTAGGTGATTTTCGGTTCTCCAGGTGAATCGTATATCTAGATTCAGAAGACTTAGAGCCGACACTACGCCCACGGGAAAATACGAGACCCGGCGATGAAATTCGCGACTGGTGAAAAAGTTAGACTTGAGGAAAGTCAGACACTTCCCAGAATGGATGCACCTTGTACTGTGTCCCGTGTCTCACGCTAGTTGTCTTGAGAGCCGCCCTTGCTGCTAAGCCCTGCAGCAGATCCGTTGCACGACATCGTGTGCGATCGCTTACCATCAAATTTATCTTTTATCAATTGAGCGCCCATACAGGATAGAGGTTGCTTCACGAGTCACTTATTATCATTCTATCTTGACTAAAAAAccgtgaagaagaaagcctGGGCCGCCCCAGTCTGACTTCGCCGAGTTGTCAGATACCGGAGAGCTGTCTCACTTTGGAGGCAGCTTTTCTCTGGTAGTCGTATTCAGCCATCATTGCTCGTCGCTTAATGCAATATACAAAACGAATATTTCCATCACATTCTTATCGCGTGGCTTGTTGAAGTTCAGAATTTTGATGCTAGCAGGTCAAAATGAGAAACCATACGCCCATGATGGCACGATGTGTAAAACATGACGAAGCCACGTACATAGGAAATTCATACCCGTTGTGTCTACTGGGCTGACTCCAAGGGTGTGTTCTGCTACATCCTTGCTTTGGGATTAGAGGTGGTGAGAATAGGATGAAGAGCGACATGTACTGCCTAGAAGCCAGGACAATGAAATAAAAACTATACGGCCGtaaattaatagaatagATTGCGGAGGAATTGATAAGGTCTGCCATGAACTGATACTCGAAGTATAAGCTGCGAACAAGTAGAGAAGAGATACCCTCAAATTAGTACAACCTACCTAAACCCGCCCAGAAAGAACTCCGCAACACCATCCTAAAAGCAACATACAATCGGCAAGCCTTACACATCATAATCTCTCAAATCACTCCAGCATAGCTCCTTCCCCAACTTCATtcgccctctccaccaccctcttATATCCCCGTTCACCCCTTAATCTCTCCACATACCCATGCAACAGCGGATACTCACTCCTTGATATAACCCCCAACGCAAACCCCACAGACACCGGCACACTCAACTGGATATCCGCAAGCGTGAGATCTTTTCCACACATGTACGGGCCCCCATCAGGCGCTGTAGCAAGCTGCTCTTCCAGGAACCCGAAATGAGTTTTGAATTCATTGTCCAGGAACTCAGAATTGACTTTTGATGCGATGAAGTTCGTTATGGGCTTTAGAAAGAATGGAATAGGTGCGTTTTGCAGCGCTATATTTCATTAGTATACCTTTGGTATTAGGCAATGTACGATGTGGGAAATAGCTCACCATCGAAAACCAATTTTATCTGCAAAACACTCATCAAGCTCCCCTCCACATAGCTGTCGTAGAACTCATGTCGCATCCATGCCTCCGTTTCACCGCCTAGCTCTTTCTCCTTTCCGGGCTCATATTTTCTGGGAATGAGCTTGGTGCTTGTGGCTTCATCGGCAAAATGCTCAACCAAGTAGCTCATGATCGGGCTCGTCTCGGCCAAGATGATAGGTTTGGAGGTCGGAGAGGGCGGCTGGATGGATACTGTGGGCGATTTGCCAAGGGGGTGAATCCTCTTCAATTCTGCAGGCGCAGTACCTGTCGGGTTGCGCTTGAAGGGTTGGATGGAGTATTCGAGATGCAGCTCCTCCATTACCCATGCGATGCGCTGGGCGCGGGAGCGCTCGAGCCTGTTATTATGTTAGTTGTGGAGGTATTAAGGGGTGGGAAGAGATGTACCAGTTAAGAACGATTTTAGCACCGCGATTCGCGCTCATTCTGTCACGGTATGTTGATTGTGGTTTTCGTGGTTGTAGGTGGATGAAAGTGAGTTTCTTGTTGCTGGGTAGAGTTAAGGTTATTTATAGTCAAATTCTGCTGACCTGGATACGCAGTATGTCGTCAGCAAAAGAAGTAGATATGTAAGTGGATACTCTTTGTCTCTGAGGGATTTCTATGACTCCTCTGCTTGCGCTGGTAATTGCTTTCTTGGTAGGTAATTCGGACATCGCCGGCACGATTTACGGGACGGCGTCAGCACTAGTAAATTCTACGGTGCGAGATGCAGATAATCAACGTATCAGCTGACAGCGGGACGAGCATTGAGCTTGCAGTTACGAGTGTCAGACGCACCCTTCAGTAGCCTCATAGACTAAGCTAACTATAAGATTGATGTCATCCTTGTGGTCATGTTTAAATTAAACCCAAACTCTCACGCCCTTGGATTGACATCCCCGAGCTCCGCGTACTTTCAACACCAACCGAACCCTAATCTAGACAACTCCCATCAAAACCTTAAACGACAACACCATTCAGTTCGTCCGCCGCAAGCTGCAACAGATCTTCCTGTCCCAACACGTTCTGAGTGTAGCGCGAATTGAACCTCAACACCTTCTTCACCTGATTATACGTATCCACATCCAACACCAACGGCAAGCCACTGACATACCACGACACGCCTTCAGTGCAAGGTGGAGTAGTCAGGGACCCAGAGTATGTATAAATATCGTTGTTCATGAAATGTCTCGTAACACTACTGAAATCCAGCAGTCCAAGCTCGGTGGTACTTCCCAGCTCGGCGATTTCATTGACGTCGGCGAAGACGGTATTTAGCAAGGGTGTGCTATGATccttggtggaggtgagATCGATGAGAAAGCCCACTACGGCGATGCTTCCATCTGTGTTTAGAATTTTTTGTTAGTATGAAGGAAAGTAAGCACAGGAGGGGTTTATCCTCGTACCTTCGTCCGAGAACACAAAGTGGGCTTCCATGGGGAAATACTCCTCATCAATCCGGTGCTCAGAGGGCGTATGGAAATGAAACTGTGCCAGGGTGTAGGTATGATTTCCTACAACGAGGGTGCCATTCGTCAAAGGCACTTCGATGGTGGTGCCGAGGTTCTCGAATTCGAGGTCAGAGACCGTAGGGATATAGAGAGTGACGGTGCTATTGTTGACCTTTGAAATCTCGGAGCTTCCGATGACGATAGGCGACTGGTGTGTCCCTGTTGCGCAAGCAACGTTGGCGCTTGGGTCAAGGCCGTACCAGTTCAGTGGGCCTCGCGTAGCAGTATACCCATAGCTGGGGACGGATGCACGTCGAGCAAGAGGGGTGTTGTGGTAGCAGCTAGCTGCGACGGCGGGgatgagaggaggagggatgttAGACGCATGGCGctagtagataatagtaaataaggTTATCAATAAAGTGGGTAAGTGAGTGTCTGCAGGATTTGGGGACCCTGTGGTCGTGGCTAGTCTATATACTTGCATTTTCTGGTTTGTTGAAGGTATAGATTGGTAGGTGTGTGGACGACCATTCAGGAATGCCAGCGCTGGTTACATTGGCTTCAGTAATGAGAAGAACACTACTAAGTGCCTATGGAGGTAGTATCCGAattcttgggcttctccCTTTAGATGTTAGGGCAGCCTTTTACTCATTCAAGCAGTCATTGTACCATGAGAGTGGATTAGTTGTTGTCATATCCCACCCCTGCATGCCAGACATCAAGAGCCCGGGGACGCAGACATTTCCCCTTTGCCTACCCGTCCCTTGCATGTAGAATTCTGGGGCGCTACCATAAACCGGATTGTAGTCCTGATCAATCGTAGAATTggcattgttgttgtctAGGTCTTCTCTGTTCAAGTGACAGAGAGGAAGACCAAGTCACGGGAATCGATAGGAGACGGAAACAATCTCCTTCCCTGTAATCAAGGTGATCATTCTTCTGGCTTCCATCGACAAAACCAAGGAAAGAATTTGTCGATCAATTCTTGAACATACTTCAAGCAGGCTTAGTAGAAAGCTTAAATCTAATCCTAAACTTGCCATAATGCTTTAGTAGTGACACTGACTGACTGCAGGTGCAGCTCAATTGCTAAAGTGGGAGTCAAGTTGGAGCAAAGGTCGCCGATATATCTTGTATGACAAACAAAAGAGCAGAAAGCAGCCAAGCAATGATACCAGAGAGTAAGCTCATCAAGGAATGCCCAAGAGAAGGTCATGATACTCCGTATTTAAGAGTATCACCACGCACCGTCGTTGTTCAACTGGAGGAATGCTATCTTTCGGTTTTCTGCAGGTGACGAAATCCGAATGGACTGAGTATATTTGCTATGCCCCGCGTCTGTACTTCAAGCGGTCAGGAGCGGAGGTAGTATAGCATTGAATTATAGCAATATCGGTGGCCTAGAAGCGGTAGTAGCCCTGGTATGCACGCCCACCAGACCCAGAGTATAAAGTACTAGACATGGATCGATAAGTATTTCCGTGACTTTGGTCCTATATGTACCCGATACTGGACAATTTGACATCATTTAACTATTTTCTACACGCTACCGTTATCTCCGAGCCGTATCCCTGACTCATGCGCCCCCAACCAAGCATTTGCCGCCGGCCCCAACCAGCGCCCGGTGTTTCACATGAATTTCTGACGGGCGCATGCGCCAGCGACTGGCTCTTATCCTACGAATGagaaatcaagaagatgGTATAATCATTTCCGCTGACTCCATGCAGAACTCCTGCATTGATTGTACTACAAAGTAGGCTGGTTTATACAGTTGCGATGAATCAATACATATGGCACAGCCATTGGTATGTCATCTAAAGAAGCAGCCCCGCGAATGCGCCCAGCCCAAGGATCGTCATCAAGAACCCGCTGTAGGAGAGACCGCTAGCATCACTGCTGGATACAgaggcggagctggagctggaagagccaGAGCTcgaggacgacgagctcGATCCCGAGCTACTGGACGAGTTGGTCGacttggatgatgtggtggtgttgtaggCATTGATACTTGTGTAGTCGCCAGTCTTGTCCGTATAATTGTAGTACTCGGCAGGGGTGTAGTTAATGATGCTGACCGACTCCAGATACATGATGAACGGGCCGTCGTCGTAGTCGGTCTCACCACCGGCCCATTCGATGGTTCCCTCGGAGTTATCGGGGTCACCGCCAGCCCAAATACCGACACGGACAGTCATGGGGGTCTGGGGGTAGTTCTTGCCATCAACAGCGTCCGCATACTCGAGTGTACGGACGACAGTACCATCGAGGATCCATTCGGTCTTGCTGGATGTCCAGTTGACTCCATAGGTGTGGTAGGTCTCTTCGGGGGTAGTGACGTTCACAGTGGTGGCACGGTCGTAGGACGTGGTGTTGCCTTTGCCGAAGTAGTTCGTTTGGATTTCTGAGTCCCATGTACTGACTTGCTCCTGGGTAGGGTTAGCATTGGTAGCGTTGAAGTTTGATAG
It contains:
- a CDS encoding uncharacterized protein (COG:G;~EggNog:ENOG410PU9A;~InterPro:IPR005829,IPR005828,IPR003663,IPR036259, IPR020846;~PFAM:PF00083,PF07690;~SMCOG1169:sugar transport protein;~TransMembrane:12 (i12-30o58-82i94-111o117-141i153-172o192-214i273-295o307-326i338-355o367-392i404-428o434-455i);~antiSMASH:Cluster_1.3;~go_component: GO:0016020 - membrane [Evidence IEA];~go_component: GO:0016021 - integral component of membrane [Evidence IEA];~go_function: GO:0022857 - transmembrane transporter activity [Evidence IEA];~go_process: GO:0055085 - transmembrane transport [Evidence IEA]) — translated: MFGFDIEFRRHRWALVYCSISAIGALVFGYDNTYYSGILGMQEFKNDYGDHYEDGAKALATSFTSLTTSSIYIGDMLGALIAGPLNDRFGRKTVLWIASAFVLAGGVTQVADTHIEGVIVLGRILIGLGVGNFTVTSLLYIGEVAPMEIRSPALYMYQFLQSCSQLVASGLTQGTNSIHSSLSYKLPMGGLVILPLFMLFFLPFIPETPTWYVFHNREEDAKRALLKINRNDRTYDPTADLTFLTQARRYEEAQGEESSWLALLLDPIERKKLIWASGGMYAQQICGIIFFYNYGVVFAEALGVSQPFTITLITMILQIFAVAASILTGNRLRRRTNLLASTTLILIAFIIIGGIGTQSTLTTASKYIIVVFSYVVICAYNFGLGPLTYAVSRELSVGVNQNKIMSVSIVALYFFLWVISFTAPYLYYDAGLGPMVGFVYAGTTLTSLIWVWYCVGETQGRTRMEVAMFFTERVPARRWRTHVFANRGRDEKEDVRAEHVEGKA
- a CDS encoding uncharacterized protein (COG:S;~EggNog:ENOG410PXPC;~SECRETED:SignalP(1-19);~antiSMASH:Cluster_1.3) yields the protein MKFLSSITAFTILASVASTSPTPANLIPRACTTIAPTAIDVLDSANPNTPSTGQQFSLARTATANTKISALTFTGIPDDATGCMLAIDIPALAQPIATGSSQADIWTTNSWDLNSPPTWNNQPTRREMVSTFQFPTSPTTSPFHTILASNTCSNKMSFLALQSTWQTSPGSVDFQNSIGGSQPIGFSLVYGC
- a CDS encoding glutathione S-transferase (COG:O;~EggNog:ENOG410PNF8;~InterPro:IPR036249,IPR040079,IPR036282,IPR010987, IPR004045,IPR004046;~PFAM:PF13409,PF00043,PF14497,PF13417,PF02798;~SMCOG1193:glutathione S-transferase;~antiSMASH:Cluster_1.3;~go_function: GO:0005515 - protein binding [Evidence IEA];~go_process: GO:0006749 - glutathione metabolic process [Evidence IEA]) translates to MSANRGAKIVLNWLERSRAQRIAWVMEELHLEYSIQPFKRNPTGTAPAELKRIHPLGKSPTVSIQPPSPTSKPIILAETSPIMSYLVEHFADEATSTKLIPRKYEPGKEKELGGETEAWMRHEFYDSYVEGSLMSVLQIKLVFDALQNAPIPFFLKPITNFIASKVNSEFLDNEFKTHFGFLEEQLATAPDGGPYMCGKDLTLADIQLSVPVSVGFALGVISRSEYPLLHGYVERLRGERGYKRVVERANEVGEGAMLE
- a CDS encoding carbonic anhydrase family protein (COG:P;~EggNog:ENOG410PNY1;~InterPro:IPR041891,IPR001148,IPR018338,IPR023561, IPR036398;~PFAM:PF00194;~antiSMASH:Cluster_1.3;~go_function: GO:0004089 - carbonate dehydratase activity [Evidence IEA];~go_function: GO:0008270 - zinc ion binding [Evidence IEA]) → MRLTSLLLSSPPSQLAATTTPLLLDVHPSPAMGTHQSPIVIGSSEISKVNNSTVTLYIPTVSDLEFENLGTTIEVPLTNGTLVVGNHTYTLAQFHFHTPSEHRIDEEYFPMEAHFVFSDEDGSIAVVGFLIDLTSTKDHSTPLLNTVFADVNEIAELGSTTELGLLDFSSVTRHFMNNDIYTYSGSLTTPPCTEGVSWYVSGLPLVLDVDTYNQVKKVLRFNSRYTQNVLGQEDLLQLAADELNGVVV
- a CDS encoding glycoside hydrolase family 16 protein (CAZy:GH16;~COG:G;~EggNog:ENOG410PJB2;~InterPro:IPR000757,IPR013320,IPR017168;~PFAM:PF00722;~SECRETED:SignalP(1-21);~TransMembrane:1 (n6-16c21/22o310-330i);~antiSMASH:Cluster_1.3;~go_component: GO:0005618 - cell wall [Evidence IEA];~go_function: GO:0004553 - hydrolase activity, hydrolyzing O-glycosyl compounds [Evidence IEA];~go_function: GO:0016798 - hydrolase activity, acting on glycosyl bonds [Evidence IEA];~go_process: GO:0005975 - carbohydrate metabolic process [Evidence IEA];~go_process: GO:0071555 - cell wall organization [Evidence IEA]), with the translated sequence MKSYMSWALTALAAIVPLSAAQTYSSCNPTNKTCPPDKGLNQWSLTTNFTEGSSWRDRWNVTADSVNSTSKGAEFVISQQGDAPTIESNFYIFFGYVEVKFRAANGTGIVSTSVMESNDLDEIDWEQVSTWDSEIQTNYFGKGNTTSYDRATTVNVTTPEETYHTYGVNWTSSKTEWILDGTVVRTLEYADAVDGKNYPQTPMTVRVGIWAGGDPDNSEGTIEWAGGETDYDDGPFIMYLESVSIINYTPAEYYNYTDKTGDYTSINAYNTTTSSKSTNSSSSSGSSSSSSSSGSSSSSSASVSSSDASGLSYSGFLMTILGLGAFAGLLL